The Lonsdalea populi genome window below encodes:
- the folE gene encoding GTP cyclohydrolase I FolE codes for MSSPLTQEAALVHEALLARGLETPLCGEMLDRETRKTRIAEHMTEIMNLLSLDLTDDSLMETPHRIAKMYVDEIFSGLDYTNFPKITIIQNKMKVDEMVTVRDINLTSTCEHHFVTIDGKATVAYIPKDGVIGLSKINRIVQFFSQRPQVQERLTQQILVALQTLLGTNNVAVSIDAVHYCVKARGIRDATSATTTTSLGGLFKSSQNTRQEFLRAVRHHN; via the coding sequence ATGTCATCACCTTTGACCCAAGAAGCCGCCCTGGTCCATGAGGCGCTGCTGGCGCGAGGTTTGGAAACGCCGTTGTGCGGGGAAATGCTCGATCGGGAGACCCGTAAAACCCGCATTGCGGAGCACATGACGGAAATCATGAATCTACTAAGTCTGGATCTTACGGACGATAGCCTGATGGAAACGCCGCACCGCATCGCTAAAATGTATGTTGATGAGATTTTCTCCGGTCTGGACTACACCAACTTCCCCAAAATCACCATCATTCAAAACAAGATGAAGGTGGATGAAATGGTGACGGTGCGCGACATCAATCTGACCAGCACCTGCGAGCATCACTTCGTCACCATCGACGGTAAGGCCACCGTCGCCTATATCCCCAAGGATGGCGTCATCGGCCTGTCCAAGATCAACCGCATCGTGCAATTTTTCTCTCAGCGTCCGCAGGTGCAGGAGCGTCTGACCCAGCAGATTCTCGTCGCGTTGCAGACGCTGCTGGGCACCAACAACGTCGCCGTCTCCATTGATGCGGTGCACTACTGCGTGAAAGCGCGTGGCATTCGCGATGCCACAAGCGCCACCACTACCACGTCGCTGGGCGGTCTGTTCAAGTCCAGCCAGAATACGCGCCAAGAGTTCCTGCGCGCGGTGCGCCACCATAACTGA
- the yeiB gene encoding DUF418 domain-containing protein YeiB, with protein sequence MVTPPREQPRIATLDFVRGVALLGILLMNVSAFGLPEAAYLNPAYNGLPSLRDAWTWAVMDILVQGKFLTMFALLFGASLQLLQPRGRSWIHARLFWLMIFGLIHSLFFWDGDILLDYGLIGLVCCGMLRMADSPRLLFRAGTIMYLAGIAILVVLSQLLSQTGGRFWQPGPADLAYEAHWLVTGGPAAWSHRLSMLSQSLLSMGVQYGWLLCGAMLLGGALMRSGWLKGEFSLSHYRRIAWVLLIPAWIINGAGVVAQWHLNWEYRWCGLLLQIPGELSAPLQAIGYLGLCYGYWPMLRRWHLTKWISDIGRMALSSYLLQTLMCTTLFYHLGWFMKLDRLALLALVPPMWIVNLLFAHYWLRVFRQGPMEWLWRRLTRFVAGKPDVAISK encoded by the coding sequence ATGGTCACTCCACCCCGAGAACAACCCCGCATCGCCACGTTGGATTTTGTCCGTGGCGTGGCGTTGCTTGGCATCCTGCTGATGAACGTTTCCGCCTTTGGTTTGCCCGAGGCCGCCTACCTTAATCCTGCCTATAACGGTTTGCCGTCACTTCGTGATGCCTGGACCTGGGCGGTGATGGATATTCTGGTGCAGGGGAAATTTCTGACCATGTTCGCCTTGCTGTTTGGCGCGAGCTTGCAGCTGTTGCAGCCAAGAGGGCGGAGTTGGATCCACGCCCGCCTGTTCTGGCTGATGATCTTCGGCCTGATTCACAGCCTTTTCTTTTGGGATGGCGATATTCTGCTGGATTACGGGCTGATTGGTCTGGTGTGCTGTGGCATGCTGCGAATGGCTGACAGCCCCAGACTGTTGTTCAGAGCGGGGACAATCATGTATCTGGCGGGTATCGCCATACTGGTGGTTCTTAGCCAACTGCTAAGCCAAACCGGCGGGCGCTTCTGGCAGCCCGGCCCGGCCGATCTCGCTTATGAGGCGCACTGGCTGGTGACCGGCGGACCGGCAGCCTGGAGCCATCGGCTGTCGATGCTAAGTCAAAGTCTGCTATCAATGGGCGTACAGTACGGTTGGCTGCTCTGCGGGGCGATGTTGCTCGGCGGCGCGCTGATGCGCAGCGGGTGGCTTAAAGGCGAATTCAGCCTGAGCCACTATCGCCGAATTGCATGGGTGCTGCTGATCCCCGCATGGATCATCAACGGCGCGGGCGTCGTGGCGCAGTGGCATCTGAACTGGGAGTATCGCTGGTGCGGCCTGCTGCTGCAGATCCCTGGCGAGTTGAGTGCGCCGCTGCAGGCGATCGGCTACCTGGGCCTGTGCTATGGCTACTGGCCGATGCTGCGGCGCTGGCACCTGACGAAATGGATTAGCGATATCGGCCGGATGGCGTTAAGCAGCTATCTGCTGCAAACGCTGATGTGCACCACGCTGTTCTACCATCTGGGTTGGTTTATGAAGCTGGATCGTCTGGCGTTGTTGGCGTTGGTGCCGCCGATGTGGATCGTCAACCTGCTGTTCGCGCATTACTGGCTGCGGGTTTTTCGGCAGGGGCCAATGGAGTGGTTATGGCGACGTCTGACGCGGTTCGTTGCCGGCAAACCCGATGTCGCCATCAGCAAGTAA
- the rimO gene encoding 30S ribosomal protein S12 methylthiotransferase RimO: MTVNTFDPSQTTTLAAPEKTLTQQKTGGDKPQGNKIGFVSLGCPKNLVDSERILTELRTEGYQVVPSYHDADLVIVNTCGFIDSAVQESLETIGEALNENGKVIVTGCLGAKENQIREVHPNVLEISGPHSYEQVLSHVHHYVPQPEHNPFTSLVPESGVKLTPRHYAYLKISEGCDHRCTFCIIPSMRGKLDSRPVGSVLDEAKRLADAGVKELLVISQDTSAYGTDIKHRTGFWNGQPVKSSMVSLCEQLATLGIWVRLHYVYPYPHVDEVIPLMAEGKILPYLDIPLQHASPKVLKLMKRPGAVERTLERIKRWREICPALTLRSTFIVGFPGETEEDFQMLLDFLKEAQLDRVGCFKFSPVEGATANALPDPVPEEIKEERYHRFMQLQQQISAQRLQAKIGLELPVLIDEVDEDGAIGRSMADAPEIDGAVYLNDETRLKPGDIVTVKIEHADEYDLWGSRV; the protein is encoded by the coding sequence ATGACTGTTAACACTTTCGATCCTTCGCAGACCACCACGCTGGCGGCCCCGGAGAAAACGCTGACCCAGCAAAAGACCGGCGGCGACAAGCCGCAGGGCAATAAAATCGGTTTTGTTAGCCTGGGCTGCCCTAAAAACCTGGTGGATTCCGAGCGCATCCTTACAGAGCTGCGCACCGAAGGGTATCAGGTGGTGCCAAGCTATCACGATGCCGATCTGGTGATTGTCAACACCTGCGGCTTTATCGACAGCGCCGTGCAGGAATCGCTGGAAACCATCGGCGAAGCGTTGAATGAAAACGGTAAGGTCATCGTCACCGGCTGTCTTGGCGCGAAAGAGAATCAAATCCGCGAAGTGCATCCCAATGTGCTGGAAATCAGCGGGCCGCACAGCTACGAGCAGGTGCTGTCTCACGTCCATCACTATGTGCCGCAGCCGGAGCACAACCCGTTCACCAGCCTGGTGCCGGAATCCGGCGTGAAGCTGACGCCGCGTCACTACGCCTACCTTAAGATTTCCGAAGGCTGCGACCATCGCTGCACTTTCTGCATCATCCCCTCGATGCGCGGCAAGCTGGATAGCCGCCCTGTCGGCTCTGTATTGGATGAAGCTAAACGTCTGGCCGACGCCGGGGTGAAAGAGCTGCTGGTTATCTCGCAGGATACCTCCGCCTACGGCACCGACATCAAACACCGCACCGGCTTCTGGAATGGTCAGCCGGTCAAGTCCAGCATGGTCAGCCTGTGCGAGCAGTTGGCGACGCTGGGCATTTGGGTCCGTCTCCACTACGTCTACCCTTACCCGCACGTCGACGAGGTGATCCCGCTGATGGCTGAAGGCAAGATTCTGCCGTATCTGGATATCCCGCTACAGCACGCCAGCCCGAAAGTGTTGAAGCTGATGAAACGCCCCGGCGCCGTCGAACGCACGCTGGAGCGCATTAAACGCTGGCGCGAGATCTGCCCGGCGCTGACGCTGCGCTCAACCTTCATCGTCGGCTTCCCCGGCGAAACGGAAGAAGACTTCCAGATGTTGCTGGACTTCCTGAAAGAAGCACAGCTGGATCGCGTTGGCTGCTTCAAATTCAGCCCGGTGGAAGGCGCTACCGCCAATGCATTGCCCGACCCGGTGCCGGAAGAGATCAAGGAAGAGCGCTACCACCGATTTATGCAACTGCAGCAGCAGATTTCCGCGCAGCGTCTGCAGGCGAAAATCGGCCTGGAACTCCCGGTGCTGATCGATGAAGTGGATGAAGACGGTGCCATTGGCCGCAGCATGGCCGACGCCCCGGAAATCGACGGCGCGGTCTATCTAAACGATGAAACACGCCTCAAACCCGGCGATATCGTCACCGTGAAAATTGAACACGCCGACGAATACGACCTATGGGGCAGCCGGGTCTAA
- the sanA gene encoding outer membrane permeability protein SanA, with protein MWKRLIFGLFTSILVLAGGAFLLDRCISWRTAPYIFDDLKDLPARPVGVVLGTAKYYRAGGVNQYYLYRIQGALNAYNSGKVSYLLLSGDNAQQSYNEPMTMRRDLISAGVPPMDIVLDYAGFRTLDSIVRTRKVFDTNDFTIITQRFHCERALFIALHLGIQAQCYAVPSPKDIWMVRIREFGARLGTLFDLYVLKREPRFLGPMIPIPAPHTISADEPGYPAVPPEFLRDDATETASKKSAGALRP; from the coding sequence ATGTGGAAACGCCTGATATTTGGTCTTTTCACCAGCATCCTGGTGCTGGCAGGAGGCGCCTTTCTGCTTGACCGCTGTATCAGCTGGCGCACCGCCCCCTATATTTTTGACGACCTGAAAGACCTCCCCGCCCGCCCCGTCGGCGTCGTGTTGGGCACGGCAAAATACTACCGCGCCGGTGGCGTCAACCAATACTATCTGTACCGCATTCAGGGCGCGCTTAACGCCTACAACAGCGGGAAAGTAAGTTATCTGCTGCTCAGCGGCGACAACGCTCAGCAAAGCTATAACGAACCGATGACGATGCGCCGCGACCTCATTTCCGCAGGCGTTCCGCCGATGGATATCGTGCTCGACTACGCGGGGTTCCGCACGTTGGACTCGATTGTTCGCACCCGCAAAGTGTTCGATACCAACGACTTCACCATTATCACCCAACGCTTTCACTGTGAACGCGCGCTGTTTATCGCGCTGCATCTGGGGATACAGGCGCAGTGTTATGCTGTGCCGTCGCCCAAGGATATTTGGATGGTGCGGATTCGGGAGTTCGGCGCCCGTCTGGGTACCCTGTTCGATCTGTATGTTTTGAAACGCGAACCCCGGTTTCTCGGCCCGATGATCCCTATTCCCGCGCCGCATACGATTTCCGCCGATGAGCCCGGCTATCCGGCCGTGCCGCCCGAGTTCCTGCGGGACGACGCAACGGAGACGGCCAGCAAGAAATCAGCGGGCGCGCTCCGGCCTTAA